The Lysobacter oculi genomic sequence CCAAAATGAACTGGTCAATTTCATGCTCGATGAAGCCGACCGACGAGCCCAGCCGCACTGGCTTGGGGAAGAGGGAGTTGTAACTTTTCGATTTGGGGTTGAGCCAGTTGTAGAGCGTGCTTCGTCCTATCTTGAGTCGATGGGCGGTTTCAGATACGGGAATAATCCGCAATGAGGTCAGGGAGGTTTGTTCCACTTTCGTGTCCGTTGTTAAGGGACGCAAAATATCCGCGACCACGGCCGTTTGATCGAACAGTCTGCTAGCAGATGGCTTGACAGGAGTTGGATAATGTGCAAGCCGCCCTAGCTATCGTTTCCTTGAGCAGACCTGAAGGGCGCGAAAGCGCTTCGTACGTCTGGATAAGGTGACCGGGAACCGGCCCAGTGCAAAAGCGTTTTGCGAAAGCGGTCGAATGGCACATCTGTGTCGTCTTGCGTGTCCTCACTAGTTTTCTTCTTAGAACTTCGGGTTTGGAATTCCAGTAATGCGCGCGCATACTTTTCGCTGGTCTTGAGCTTCTCGATGACAAGATCAACTGCAGCGCTTAGGGTCTTATTAGTTCCATCTTTGGGAATTTCAGGTATGAGCTCCAGCACAGCCATTCGAATCTCGTGGCTCTTACGGGAGCCTTTGTTGCGTGCGCGATCCCTACTCGCTTCCTGCATGGTTCGAGACGATGAATTCGATCCCAAGTGGTAGAAAGCTTGCGTCAACGATGCCCAGGCTGCGTCCAATTGACTCAGTGCTTTGTAATTCTTTGCCTCATTGAAGAAGAGTGCTGAAAAGAGAAGTCCTTGATAAAAAAACGGTGTTTCCTTCCCCCATGTGTCAGGCTTGTAATCGCTGAGCAGGATCATGGCGTCGGACGCGCGCCGCGGTTTGAATTCGGTCCGAAAGGATTCTCTGGTGAAAGCGAATGCGTCTACATCTCCGACGTCCCCCCGCTTTCAGTAGCGGGGCGATTTAGAGTCCGGGGTTGATGGTAGTGGATGCCAGTTGTTTTGCGTAGGCGCTCGGTGTCAGTCCGCCCAATGCCTTCTTCGGCCGATCCTCGTTGTATTCCCGGCGCCAGGTTCCGATGACGGTCCGGGCGTGCAGCAGGTGGGTGAACCAGTGTTCGTTGAGGCACTCGTCGCGCAGGCGCCCGTTGAAGGATTCGACGTAGGCGTTCTGGTTCGGCTTGCCGGGTTGGATCAGGCGCAGTTGCACGCCGCGCTCGTACGCCCAGGTGACCATAGCCTTGCCGCAGAACTCCTTGCCGTTGTCGGTGCGGATCACCTGCGGTAGGCCGCGGGTGAGCGCCAGACGGTCGAGCACGCGCGTCACGCCCAGTCCGGAGATCGCGCGCTCGACCTCGATCACGATGGCCTCGTGGGTGGCGTCGTCGACGATCGTCAGGCACTTGATGACCCGACCTTCGGCGGTGCGGTCGAACACGAAGTCCATCGACCACACCTGATTGGCCGCCAGCGGCCGGATCAGCGGCTGGCGCTCGCCCGGCAACACCTTCTTGCGCTTGCGGCGCCGCACCTGCAGCTTCGCCTCCTGGTACAGCCGTTCAACGCGCTTGTAGTTCACGAGCAGCCCCGCTTGCCTGAGCTTGAGGTGGATCATCCCGACGCCGTAGCGCTTGTGCCGCCGCGCCAGCGCCAAGATCCGCGCCCGCAGCTCGACGTTGCGGTCCGGACGCGGCGCATAGCGGTAGGCGCTGGCGCTCATGCGCACCACCGCCAGCGATCGTCGCTCGCTCAGCCCCTTGTCCACCAGATGCCGCACCAGCTCGCGTCGAGCCGGTGCGGTCACCACTTTTTTCGCAGGGCGTCCTTGATCACGTCGTTCTCGAACATCTGCTCGGCCAGCAGCTTCTTCAGCCGGGTGTTCTCCGCCTCCAGCTCCTTGAGGCGCTTGGCGTCGGGCACGCTCATGCCGCCGAACTTGCTGCGCCACAGGTAATACGAGGCTTCGCTGAAGCCGTGCCGGCGGCACAGGTCCTTGACCGGCAGGCCGGCCTCGGCCTCACGCAGGAAGCCGATGATCTGTTCTTCGGTAAAACGCTTCTTCACGTCCAATCTCCTTGTCGTTGGGGATTGGACTCCAGATCGCGGCGCTACTCAAAGGTGGGGGGACGTCGTCTCCATCATTCATCCTTGAGCGCTCGACCAATTGTTTTTGAGTGGATAAGAATGATCGAAGTTCGGGGTACAGCCGAAGCGCAGAAGCTTCGTGTTCTGATTGAGACAGGGTTTCTAACTGTTCGATCTGTTCATTCGAAAATATTTGCACGCTTTTGAGGTCGTTTGGTTCCAATTGGGCAAGAATGTTGCGAGTTTGTTCAAAGTCTCGCGCCTCTTTTTCCCAGTCCATATAGCCTTCCGCTACCGTCCAGAGTCGTTTCAAATTGAAAGACGGCATGGATCTTTTTTCGGCTTGTTCATGCCAAAGCCTTTCGCCCAAATCCAACAGTTCAGTTAGTGAAGGCGTGGAAGAGAAATGTGTGTAACTCGGCATGAATTCCGTTCCTGGACGACGATGCAGCGGGACTAGGAATTTTGAGACGACTGCGGATTTTTCAGCTCGTCAAGGTAATCCGCCCAAGCCTGCATCATGTTTCGGCGTTCGGGCAGATACTTGGCTAAGTTGTAGACCCCCTCGGTGCCACCGATTTCATGGGACAACTGGGCTTCGACAGCTTCTCTTGACCAACCCTGTTCACGTAGCAAAGTCGATGCCATGTGGCGGAAGCCGTGTCCAACAATCTTCCCTTTAAAGCCGATACGCGCGATGGCAGCATTGATTGCGCCGTCACTCATGTTGCGCCGCGGATCTCGCGCGCCAGGGAACAAGTACTTGCCTCTTCCGGTTACGAGGTGAAGCTCGCGCAAGATTTCGACCGCCTGTCTGCTAAGCGGGATGACATGCGAAGGAGTGTCAGGTGACTCCTTGGCGGCTCTGCGGAGTTTGCGGTTGATCGGTGGGACGACGTACTGCGGATCCTCACTGTCAAGGTTGATTTGAGACCATTCCGCCATTCGGATTTCGCCTGGCCGGCAAAACCAGAGTGGGGCAAGTTTGAGTGCACAGGCGACAGGGAAAGAGCCCTCAAAACCGTCGATGCACCGAAGCAACTGCCCGATTGTGTCTGGGTCAGTGATAGTGGGGTGTCGTTGCTTGCGGCGGCTTGGGAGAACTGCGCTCAGATCCGCAGCGGGGTCCCGTGCGGCTCGCTCGGTCGCGATTGCAAATTTGAACACGCGGCTCAACTGAAACCGCAGTCGGTGAGCTTGTTCGAGATGATTGGCCCTGACTAGGCGATCGATGAGGGGGCGAATATCCATGACACCCAAATCGGCAATTGGACGACCACCGATGTAAGGCGTTGCATGATTTTCAATGCGGGCCTGTTCTTTCAGGAACTGTTTCTCGGTCCACTCATGCTCTTTGACTGCCAGCCATTCTCTAGCTATACGTTCGAAGCTATTGGCTGCTCGGTCAGACCCGGTGAGCTTTTCGGCGCGACGGTGGGCGCTGGGGTCAATTCCCGCTTCGAGTCGACTTCTTGCTTCATCCCGGCGCTGGCGAGCATCTTTGAGACCGGTTGCCGGGTACGACCCCAATGCAAGCCGCCGTTCTTTGCCGGCAAATCTGAACTTCCAGCGCCAGAGTTTGCTGCCCGATGGCGTGATCTCCAAGTAAAGCCCACCGGTGTCGTAGATGCGCTTTGTTTTAGCGTCTGGTTTCGCCTGTCGGATCACTACTTCAGTGAGGGGCATCCATACTTCCTTTGATGGGGGCATGCGAGATCGGCGTGCCCCTTATGCCCCCGAATATGCCCCCAAAAATCGTGGATGGCAATGGATCCAGATGAGTCCAATTGAGCCTGTCTTCAAAGGAAATACCGATTCAGGCATAAAAAAAGCCGCTGATTTCAGCGGCTTTTGATCACATCTGGCTTTCTCTGGACTTGTTTGGATGCTTTGCCAGATTTTAGTGTGGTGGCTATGGGTGGAATCGAACCACCGACCTCGGGATTATGAGTCTCGCGCTCTAACCGTCTGAGCTACATAGCCAAATTTTCAGATTTCGTGTCTATGACCCCGACATTATGAGTGACGTGCTCTAACCGGCTGAGCTACATAGCCGTCGACCGCGCAGGGCGCGGCGAGCCGGGAATTCTGCACGCCCCGCCGCCTGCCGTCAACGTTCGGCCACCCGCGCGCCCTTCGACTTGTGGCACCCGGCGGGTCATGGCACAGTCGGGACAGCGGGGTATATCCCCAAATCATTCAGGAGTCCGAGTCGTGATCGATCCGGACGGCTATCGCCCCAACGTGGGCATTGTGCTGATGCACCCGGACGGCCGGGTGTTCTGGGCACGCCGGGTACGCCGGGACGGCTGGCAATTCCCGCAGGGCGGCATGAATTCCGACGAGACCCCGTTGGAGGCCATGTACCGCGAGTTGCGCGAAGAAACCGGCCTGTTGCCCGAACATGTCGAAGTGCTGGGCGCCACGCCGGGCTGGCTGCGCTACCGGCTGCCGCCGCGCGCCATCCGCCACCGTGACCGGCTGGTCTGCATCGGGCAGAAGCAGGTCTGGTTCCTGCTGCACCTCAAGGGCGAGGAGGCCGACGTCCGCCTGGACCTGACCGACCACCCCGAGTTCGACCACTGGCGCTGGGTGGATTTCTGGTACCCGGTGCAGAACGTGGTGATGTTCAAGCGTGGCGTCTATTCGCGCGCGCTGCAGCACCTGGCGCCGCTGGCCCGGGGCATCGCCGGGCCGCAGGCGGTGCCGCCGCCCTGCCGCGAGGTCCGCAACTTCAGCGCCAAGCGCCCGCGCCGCCGCCCGCCGGGTGGCCAGCGCGGCAGCGGCGGCCGCCCCCCGACCGAAGGCGGCTGATCGCGAGGAAGGACGATGCCGGCTTCGGCGTCGTGGCCGGTGCCGGTGAGCGCATCGGTGTAGGAAAAACCGGCAGTTGAGTCAGAAAAAGTCCCGTCGATGGCGCTTTTTGCGCCATCGATGGCCGAAAAAGTCCCATGCATGGGCGAAAAAGTCCCGTGCGTGGCGCAAAAAGCGCCATCGGTGCGCGAAAAAGTCCCACGCGTGGGCAAAAAAGCGTCATCGATGACCGAAAAAGTCCCGTGCATGGGCAAAAAAGTCCCATGCATGGCGCAAAAAGCGCCGTCGACGGCCGAAAAAGCCCCGTGCGCGGGGCGAAAAGCGGCAGCGATGCCGGTCAGGACGGTGGGCGCGTGCGTGCGGGTCGTGTGCGGCCCGTCGAAGCCGCACCACCCTTGAACAGGCACGGGGCGAAGCATCATCACCCCCTCCGGAAACACCGACCGGCCTCAGCGCGGCGGCGTCAGCCCGGTGCCGGGATCGGTCGCGTCGGGTTCGGGCGAGAGCAGTCGGCGGGCGCCGCGGGCGACCTTGCGCCAGACCCACCAGACAAAGGCCGCGAACAGCACCGTCGCGGTGACCACGATCACCAGCGCGATCCACGGGTGCGAGAACGCCAGCGCCAGCCCGCCCACGGTCATCACGTCTTCGCCGACCGAGGCGGTCCAGTTGGTCACCGGCTCCGGCGAGGTATTGAGCACCGCCCGCGAGCTGGACTTGAGGAAGTGGCTGGTCAGCGCCACGCCGGCGCCGGTGGCCAGCACGCCCGGGCCCAGGCTGCCGTCGGGCGACATGGCGGCGGCGGCCAGGAAAGCACCGGCCGGCACCCGCAGCAGGGTGTGCAGCAGGTCCCAGCCGCTGTCCACGCCGGGGATCTTGTCGGCGAAGAACTCCGCCAGCGCCAGTGCGCCGGACACGCCCAGCACCCATGGCGATTCGGTGGCGGCCAGCGCCTGCGGCAGGTCGATCCAGCCCATCGCCCCGGCGATGCCGACGCCGAACACCGTCAGGTACACGCGGATGCCGGCCAGCCAGGCCAGCACCACGCCGATCGCGAACAGGTGGGCCTGCGACATCTCCGGCATCGAAATGGACGGCAGGTCGATCAGGGCAAGCAAGGACATGGTGGTTTCCCCCGCAGGCGGCCGCCACGGGCCGCACGGGGCGAGTATATGCAGCGGGCTTGCTTGACGTGGGCTTAAGCGGTATCAGGGCGGGATGAACGCGACGAACCGCAAGGCGGGCCCGGCCCGTGCATGGCTGCCGTGGGTACTGGCGGTGCTGGCCCTGGCCTTGGCCGGCTGGGGCTGGCTGAGCGCCCACGGCTACCGCAACCAGCTGCTGGCCGCGCGCAGCACGGCGGCGGCCGGCGGGGCCCAGGCCGCGCTGCAGCAGCAGATCGCCACCCTGCGCCAGTCCGACCAGATCAGCCGCCAGGCCATGCTGGAACTGCAGAACACCCTGACCGAGCGCGACCAGCAGATCGCCGCGCTGCGCGCCGACCTGGACTTCTACGAACGCTTCGTCAGCCCCGACGTGCAACGCCGTGGCCTGAGCGTGCATGCCGCGCACGTGCAGCCGCAGGCGGCCAACGTCTGGCGCTTCGAGCTGACCCTGACCCAGGGTCGCGAGCAGGCCGGCGAGAGCCGCGGCCAGGCGCGGGTGGCGGTGGAAGGCAGCCGCGCCGGCAAACTCGAACGGCTGGACTGGGCGGCGCTGCGGCAGGCCGCCGAGGCCCCCGGCATCGACTACCAGCTGCGTTACCTGCAGCGGGTGGAAGGCGAATTCGCGCTGCCCGAGGGCTTCGTGCCGACCCGGCTGATCGTCGAGCTGCGCCCCGCGCAGGGCAGGCCTGTGGAGGCCGCGTTCAACTGGAAGGACATCGCCGGCGCTTGATGCGCGCGGCGCCCGCCCCCATCCTTGTGGGCATGGAAACGCAGAATGAGACCGCCGCGCCGGGCTACCAGCAGCTGGACGCCCCGCTGGCCTTCAGCACGGCCGCGGCCGCCAAGGTGAGTGAGCTGATCAGCGAGGAAGGCAATGCCGACCTCAAGCTGCGCGTGTACATCCAGGGCGGGGGCTGCTCGGGCTTCCAGTACGGATTCGAGTTCGACGAGAACCAGTCCGAGGACGACCTGGCCGTGGTCACCGACGGCGTGACCCTGCTGGTCGACCCGCTCAGCCTGCAATACCTGATGGGCGCGGTGGTTGATTACACCGAGACCCTGGCCGGCGCGCAGTTCTCCATCCGCAACCCCAACGCCAAGACCACCTGCGGCTGCGGCTCCTCGTTCACCGTCTGAGCGGTCGATGACACCCGGCTTCGCTTTCGTCGATGCGCCGCTGGACC encodes the following:
- a CDS encoding tyrosine-type recombinase/integrase, with product MPLTEVVIRQAKPDAKTKRIYDTGGLYLEITPSGSKLWRWKFRFAGKERRLALGSYPATGLKDARQRRDEARSRLEAGIDPSAHRRAEKLTGSDRAANSFERIAREWLAVKEHEWTEKQFLKEQARIENHATPYIGGRPIADLGVMDIRPLIDRLVRANHLEQAHRLRFQLSRVFKFAIATERAARDPAADLSAVLPSRRKQRHPTITDPDTIGQLLRCIDGFEGSFPVACALKLAPLWFCRPGEIRMAEWSQINLDSEDPQYVVPPINRKLRRAAKESPDTPSHVIPLSRQAVEILRELHLVTGRGKYLFPGARDPRRNMSDGAINAAIARIGFKGKIVGHGFRHMASTLLREQGWSREAVEAQLSHEIGGTEGVYNLAKYLPERRNMMQAWADYLDELKNPQSSQNS
- a CDS encoding DUF4126 domain-containing protein gives rise to the protein MSQAHLFAIGVVLAWLAGIRVYLTVFGVGIAGAMGWIDLPQALAATESPWVLGVSGALALAEFFADKIPGVDSGWDLLHTLLRVPAGAFLAAAAMSPDGSLGPGVLATGAGVALTSHFLKSSSRAVLNTSPEPVTNWTASVGEDVMTVGGLALAFSHPWIALVIVVTATVLFAAFVWWVWRKVARGARRLLSPEPDATDPGTGLTPPR
- a CDS encoding helix-turn-helix transcriptional regulator, producing MEQTSLTSLRIIPVSETAHRLKIGRSTLYNWLNPKSKSYNSLFPKPVRLGSSVGFIEHEIDQFILDLMSAREGSGVSGK
- a CDS encoding DUF6776 family protein, translated to MNATNRKAGPARAWLPWVLAVLALALAGWGWLSAHGYRNQLLAARSTAAAGGAQAALQQQIATLRQSDQISRQAMLELQNTLTERDQQIAALRADLDFYERFVSPDVQRRGLSVHAAHVQPQAANVWRFELTLTQGREQAGESRGQARVAVEGSRAGKLERLDWAALRQAAEAPGIDYQLRYLQRVEGEFALPEGFVPTRLIVELRPAQGRPVEAAFNWKDIAGA
- a CDS encoding RNA pyrophosphohydrolase, with the translated sequence MIDPDGYRPNVGIVLMHPDGRVFWARRVRRDGWQFPQGGMNSDETPLEAMYRELREETGLLPEHVEVLGATPGWLRYRLPPRAIRHRDRLVCIGQKQVWFLLHLKGEEADVRLDLTDHPEFDHWRWVDFWYPVQNVVMFKRGVYSRALQHLAPLARGIAGPQAVPPPCREVRNFSAKRPRRRPPGGQRGSGGRPPTEGG
- a CDS encoding IS3 family transposase (programmed frameshift); amino-acid sequence: MKKRFTEEQIIGFLREAEAGLPVKDLCRRHGFSEASYYLWRSKFGGMSVPDAKRLKELEAENTRLKKLLAEQMFENDVIKDALRKKLVTAPARRELVRHLVDKGLSERRSLAVVRMSASAYRYAPRPDRNVELRARILALARRHKRYGVGMIHLKLRQAGLLVNYKRVERLYQEAKLQVRRRKRKKVLPGERQPLIRPLAANQVWSMDFVFDRTAEGRVIKCLTIVDDATHEAIVIEVERAISGLGVTRVLDRLALTRGLPQVIRTDNGKEFCGKAMVTWAYERGVQLRLIQPGKPNQNAYVESFNGRLRDECLNEHWFTHLLHARTVIGTWRREYNEDRPKKALGGLTPSAYAKQLASTTINPGL
- the erpA gene encoding iron-sulfur cluster insertion protein ErpA, with the protein product METQNETAAPGYQQLDAPLAFSTAAAAKVSELISEEGNADLKLRVYIQGGGCSGFQYGFEFDENQSEDDLAVVTDGVTLLVDPLSLQYLMGAVVDYTETLAGAQFSIRNPNAKTTCGCGSSFTV